GTAGGAATAAAAAATCCAAAACGTGTAGCAAGGCAATTTCCGTACGAATTATCGGGAGGAATGCGTCAAAGAGTAATGATTGCAATAGCACTTTCATGTAAACCTGAAATTATTATAGCCGATGAGCCGACAACAGCATTGGACGTTACAATACAGGCACAAATATTGGATTTACTAAAAACTTTGCAAAGTGAAATAAACGCTGGGATTATACTGATTACACATGATTTGGGCGTTGTTGCTGAAATGGCGGACAGAGTGGCAGTAATGTATGCTGGAGAAATTGTAGAAATCGCAAACGTAAATGATTTGTTCAATAATCCAAAACATCCTTACACAAGATCTCTGCTAAATTCAATCCCGCAACTTGACACAGAAACAGAAAAATTACACGTAATTCAAGGAATTGTTCCATCGCTAACCAAATTAGAGAGAACAGGATGCCGTTTTTCTCAAAGAATTCCATGGATAAAGGAAAGTGAACACGAAAAAAATCCAACATTGCATGAAGTGGAAAAAGAGCATTTTGTGAGATGTACTTGCTGGAAAAATTTTCATTTTGAAAAATAAATCA
This is a stretch of genomic DNA from Leptotrichia hofstadii. It encodes these proteins:
- a CDS encoding ABC transporter ATP-binding protein; translated protein: MEQTETLIKINNLVTSFRIKDEYFPAVDNVSLELRRNEILAIVGESGCGKSTLATSIIGLHNPINTKLTGEINFEGKNLVEIDEEEYNKIRGNKIGMIFQDPLSALNPLMRIGEQIEEGMIYHTKLSKTEREARMLELLENVGIKNPKRVARQFPYELSGGMRQRVMIAIALSCKPEIIIADEPTTALDVTIQAQILDLLKTLQSEINAGIILITHDLGVVAEMADRVAVMYAGEIVEIANVNDLFNNPKHPYTRSLLNSIPQLDTETEKLHVIQGIVPSLTKLERTGCRFSQRIPWIKESEHEKNPTLHEVEKEHFVRCTCWKNFHFEK